The following are encoded together in the Corticium candelabrum chromosome 1, ooCorCand1.1, whole genome shotgun sequence genome:
- the LOC134186580 gene encoding uncharacterized protein LOC134186580: MSDTISSNRHLYKCPRCSTDSDRRFANIDALASHLKEEHDQQTSSQPTSPTAALLSTVPLSPHQSPTDRSNGKLDIEWAWPSEGLNRKANDLERLLSEMSKHAAFLDRRAEDEVTAVGRLTDELTKVRKRNWLLTETLRQAQNEVRQLRRALTEREIDAVVKEQCEKMVQQIAELKTDVESKRGALSRADWSAQRMREEKEQLEDQIKGLVAQVQFYFEQAESFQMQLEQREKSAEQLRDFLLQQSHRQLAARKNVNQYIGNLEAQLKNAKQNGFLTDQQTQQQRSNPFLSDRFEDPRVIQFNATESTYFDQHLHQVTDDEFTTETSSVIHDDYEEREVLLPSVIRKQQTVKIWDDDTSSVLLLVFWYLDVQDLIRVSGVCRQWRDVSRHPSLWRHVSLDEDSVHSKVLCQLSTFCSETQSLHLHNLGYLLEPAQAGEDVRSYRQRINGSYEEGLQKFLISCSKHIRKISITDCNIVFTHRSLWVISSHCPNLTDLEYVSEFFPATAESLWSLAQGCPYIKALRVPPICLSETEAKFTDKCLAVISQSWSQLREIGIGGPSLTLTGLQKFFSGCPRLQQIELNRMCAWTESVVATLCKAGLKGLERLDIAYTRIEPDALKYLLGACPRLQHISLNVGISDYFKDVKNRTNIGQFKEHMDQLRVLACEGPMAGILHLRDDLG; the protein is encoded by the exons ATGAGCGATACTATAAGTTCTAACCGCCATCTCTACAAGTGTCCTCGCTGCAGCACCGACAGCGACCGCAGGTTTGCAAACATCGACGCTCTCGCGTCGCATTTGAAGGAAGAACACGATCAGCAGACCTCATCTCAACCAACGTCACCTACGGCTGCATTACTCTCTACCGTCCCACTCTCTCCACACCAATCACCCACCGATCGCTCAAACGGAAAGCTTGACATCGAATGGGCGTGGCCAAGCGAGGGGCTCAACCGGAAAGCCAACGATCTGGAGCGACTGCTGAGCGAAATGAGCAAACATGCGGCTTTTCTCGACAGGAGAGCTGAAGACGAGGTGACAGCCGTTGGCAGGTTGACCGACGAGTTGACGAAGGTGAGAAAACGCAATTGGTTGTTGACGGAGACTTTGCGTCAGGCGCAGAATGAGGTGAGACAGCTGCGACGGGCTCTCACGGAGAGAGAGATAGACGCCGTGGTGAAAGAGCAGTGTGAAAAAATGGTGCAGCAGATTGCTGAGCTTAAG ACTGACGTGGAGAGTAAACGTGGTGCTCTGTCTCGAGCTGATTGGTCTGCACAGAGGATGAGAGAAGAAAAGGAGCAATTGGAGGATCAAATAAAGGGGTTGGTGGCACAGGTCCAGTTTTATTTCGAGCAAGCGGAGTCGTTTCAGATGCAACTGGAGCAGAGAGAAAA GTCTGCTGAGCAGTTGCGAGATTTCTTATTGCAACAATCACATCGTCAACTTGCAGCTCGAAAAAACGTGAATCAATACATTGGCAACCTGGAAGCACAACTAAAAAATGCCAAACAAAATGGTTTTCTCACTGACCAGCAAACTCAACAGCAACGAAGCAACCCCTTTTTATCAGACAGATTTGAAGATCCCAGAGTCATTCAATTTAATGCAACGGAAAGCACATACTTTGATCAACATCTTCACCAAGTAACCGATGACGAGTTTACCACAGAAACATCAAGTGTTATTCATGATGATTACGAGGAGAGAGAAGTATTGCTACCATCTGTTATACGGAAGCAACAGACGGTGAAGATCTGGGATGATGATACATCGTCGGTGTTGCTTCTTGTTTTTTGGTATCTTGATGTTCAGGATCTTATTCGAGTGAGTGGAGTCTGTCGGCAGTGGAGAGATGTCAGCAGGCATCCAAGTTTATGGAGACATGTTAGTCTTGATGAGGATTCAGTGCATTCAAAA GTTTTATGTCAATTATCGACATTCTGTTCAGAGACTCAGTCACTACATCTACACAACTTAG GCTACCTTCTAGAACCAGCACAAGCTGGTGAGGATGTCAGATCTTATCGTCAACGCATCAATGGGTCCTACGAAGAGGGACTACAAAAGTTTCTAATTTCATGCTCAAAACATATCAGAAAGATTAGCATCACTGACTGCAACATTGTCTTTACTCACAG GTCTTTGTGGGTTATCAGTTCTCATTGCCCAAACCTCACAGATCTGGAGTATGTAAGTGAATTCTTTCCGGCTACAGCAGAGAGTTTGTGGAGTCTTGCACAAGGGTGTCCTTATATAAAGGCTCTAAGAGTGCCACCAATATGTCTGAG TGAAACAGAAGCAAAATTCACTGACAAATGTCTTGCGGTGATCAGTCAGAGTTGGTCTCAACTGAGAGAAATTGGCATAGGAGGACCATCTCTCACTCTCACAGGACTACAGAAATTCT TTTCTGGCTGCCCCAGACTACAGCAAATAGAATTAAACCGGATGTGCGCTTGGACAGAGTCGGTTGTGGCTACGTTGTGTAAAGCTGGTCTCAAGGGTCTCGAGAGGCTGGACATTGCATACACTCGTATAGAACCAGACGCTCTGAAATATCTACTCG GTGCTTGCCCTCGTCTGCAGCACATATCTCTAAATGTTGGCATATCTGACTACTTCAAGGATGTCAAGAATAGAACAAATATCGGGCAGTTCAAGGAACATATGGATCAACTGAGA GTCTTAGCCTGTGAAGGTCCAATGGCTGGAATACTTCATCTGAGAGACGACTTGGGATAG
- the LOC134186589 gene encoding rhotekin-2-like, which yields MSSVRKRRNTPPGSLSGCLSNDANVSKRWKSRASADKSAAEMEVESLIEHESKIRDGALKLIQAATSKRQSMEAAKSLMTSNARLLALMSRLQKTRRDSMSEEAPARDKSARPVPCKAKVTISDIRIPLEVKDVKEQMKGSHKNDPPAYCSVFCLFKLDGQIHETEGIIDVTRNTTDIVFPDSVTFHDVEEDFKLHIELYCAMNQDYEHHIAHRMLRKTVSAFNKKDKDDTTSSSYGHSHPKYTIVGHSHLCLRDASNSPQTHTIKAGPVGASPSASCNSSYIPITNQLSLWGQFCCLLRIQPDSATGTRITGFTNVQRMVGELPAWTRYWCVMRQNYVRCWVSPEDIGKKTAIYSIAISEDMEVINAPRLTMRRPNTLLLKGTRSGEEHFISFESKEEKSLWHKAIVQCLVDQKTWKQWSNKVTPQSALEPWQHSQNRGQYSPGQLGRVLISPAPTVHTNIIERTSTASPLVPPREKKGRRIAYEEKQAGQHANNDINLLIDNKGSSNKVIDSEQRAEKENTNHTNHCYVEMAPLTLPIDQKKRRAPAPPTTSPKPKLSSLINNAPVGNGSTPATAQSPATPQSAKKHRAPDKPADQLPYKGKTQETPTHLYTAM from the exons ATGTCGAGTGTACGAAAGAGGAGAAATACGCCGCCGGGgagtctgtctggctgtctcaGTAACGACGCCAACGTCAGCAAACGGTGGAAATCAAGAGCCAGCGCAGACAAATCG GCTGCCGAGATGGAAGTCGAGTCGTTGATTGAGCATGAGAGCAAGATACGCGATGGCGCGCTGAAACTCATACAGGCGGCGACGAGCAAGAGACAGAGCATGGAGGCGGCAAAGAGTCTGATGACTTCGAATGCTAGGTTGTTGGCGCTTATGAGCCGGCTGCAGAAGACGAGGAGGGATTCGATGAGTGAAGAGGCGCCCGCGCG TGACAAATCTGCACGACCCGTTCCTTGCAAAGCGAAGGTGACCATTTCAG ACATTCGGATTCCTCTGGAAGTGAAGGACGTCAAGGAGCAGATGAAAGGCAGCCACAAAAATG ATCCACCCGCCTACTgcagtgtgttttgtttgttcaagTTGGATGGTCAGATCCACGAGACCGAGGGAATTATAGATGTCACCAGGAACACGACAGACATCGTTTTTCCAGACTCCGTTACTTT TCACGATGTTGAGGAAGATTTCAAGCTTCATATTGAGCTTTACTGCGCTATGAATCAGGACTACGAGCATCATATCGCACACAGAATGCTTCGCAAGACTGTCAGTGCGTtcaacaagaaagacaaggATGACACGACTTCATCATCATATGG GCACAGCCATCCTAAGTACACTATTGTTGGCCACTCTCACTTGTGCTTGAGGGATGCAAGCAACTCTCCTCAAACTCACACGATCAAAGCTGGTCCTGTCGGTGCTAGTCCGAGTGCATCGTGTAACAGCTCGTACATTCCAATAACCAATCAGCTTTCGCTCTGGGGACAGTTCTGTTGCCTGTTGAGAATTCAGCCGGACTCCGCCACAGGAACAAGAATTACGGGATTTACGAATGTTCAG AGAATGGTTGGGGAGCTGCCCGCTTGGACTCGTTACTGGTGTGTTATGAGACAGAACTACGTCAGATGTTGGGTGTCTCCAGAAGACATTGGAAAGAAAACAGCCATCTACTCCATCGCAATATCAGAG GACATGGAGGTCATTAATGCCCCTCGACTCACCATGCGTCGACCCAACACGTTGCTATTGAAAGGAACGCGGTCTGGCGAAGAGCACTTTATTTCGTTCGAATCGAAAGAAGAGAAATCGCTGTGGCATAAGGCGATAGTCCAGTGTCTCGTAGACCAGAAGACGTGGAAGCAATGGAGCAACAAGGTGACTCCCCAGTCAGCCCTTGAGCCATGGCAACACAGTCAAAATCGAGGGCAGTATTCGCCGGGACAACTTGGTCGTGTCTTGATCTCTCCTGCACCCACAGTACACACCAACATCATAGAGAGAACGTCAACGGCGAGTCCTCTCGTTCCACCTCGGGAGAAGAAAGGGAGACGAATTGCGTACGAAGAGAAGCAAGCAGGGCAGCACGCAAACAATGACATCAATCTCTTGATTGACAACAAAGGAAGTAGCAACAAAGTTATTGACAGTGAACAGAGAGCTGAGAAAGAGAACACCAACCACACAAATCACTGCTACGTTGAAATGGCTCCACTTACTTTACCGATTGATCAGAAGAAACGTCGTGCTCCTGCACCTCCGACTACTAGTCCGAAACCTAAGTTGTCATCCCTTATTAACAATGCTCCTGTGGGTAACGGGTCCACACCTGCAACAGCTCAGTCGCCTGCGACTCCTCAGTCGGCGAAGAAACATCGAGCTCCAGACAAGCCAGCAGATCAACTTCCCTACAAGGGCAAGACACAAGAGACGCCAACACATCTCTACACAGCGATGTGA
- the LOC134182690 gene encoding rRNA N6-adenosine-methyltransferase ZCCHC4-like — translation MSRGGLSCGVDVCVDIPGDADRPECIHGPTLLFTRYYADKNPRQFYACSACRDRKHCAFFQWADEKASEEKQRVRQQINAMQLQQQQQQLNTSDEKYLAKLETFKELSSDKQRRFCISCSEVLLPGEWSKHSAHHVKTNVTQQQLTTPTRLLRPLEDEKTHAQYLFTNETTQFLVEVFRKLRISKVVCIGTPRIHEHIMECKNLKSFLLDIDHRYAQFFSPDTYQRFNMFNSHFFNGDEGKTHFKEFLTSGSSNLAFILDPPFGGIAEVLACTLKSLWSLTASCNAETVEREYPTFWIFPYFLEGHVTDALPMFKMLDYKVNYDNHVLYKCSKKRGSPVRLFTNVSSEKVKLPASEGYRLCRICRRYVAKENKHCVECNSCTSKDGRTYVHCSQCKTCVKPGRVHCDTCSHCQPPVHECTHVTPLSGCHICGQLDHKRKDCPRRLSNLQRPAKRKSDHSDSHQSPKKKKSTVKKSHKVRKLKAKAKFNKSNRL, via the exons ATGAGCCGAGGCGGACTCTCCTGCGGCGTAGACGTTTGTGTTGATATACCCGGCGATGCAGACCGCCCTGAGTGTATCCATG GTCCGACTCTGCTCTTCACTCGATATTATGCCGACAAAAATCCGCGACAGTTTTATGCATGTTCGGCATGCCGTGATCGCAAACACTGTGCGTTCTTTCAGTGGGCTGATGAGAAAGCGAGTGAAGAGaaacagagagtcagacagcaGATCAATGCAATGCagttgcagcagcagcagcagcagctcaaCACGTCAGACGAAAAATACTTGGCGAAATTGGAGACGTTTAAGGAGCTGTCGTCTGATAAGCAAAGAAGGTTTTGCATTTCGTGTAGTGAAGTCCTGCTTCCCGGCGAATGGAGCAAACACTCTGCACACCATGTGAAGACCAATGTTACACAGCAACAgttgaccacgcccacaagaCTTTTGCGACCTTTGGAGGATGAAAAGACACACGCT CAATATCTTTTCACAAACGAGACTACTCAATTTCTAGTGGAGGTTTTTAGGAAGCTGCGTATTTCGAAAGTTGTATGTATTGGAACACCCAG AATACATGAACATATAATGGAATGTAAAAATTTAAAGAGCTTTCTGCTTGACATTGATCATCGTTAT GCTCAGTTCTTCTCTCCAGATACATACCAGAGATTCAACATGTTTAATTCCCACTTTTTCAATGGCGACGAGGGGAAAACTCATTTCAAGGAGTTTCTCACAAGTGGATCTTCTAACCTTGCTTTCATTCTTGATCCTCCTTTTGGAGGCATCGCCGAAGTTCTTGCCTGCACTTTGAAGTCGTTGTGGTCACTGACAGCAAGCTGCAATGCTGAGACAGTAGAAAGAGAGTATCCCACTTTCTGGATTTTTCCATATTTTCTtgaaggtcacgtgactgatgctCTGCCAATGTTCAAGATGCTTGACTACAAG GTGAATTACGATAATCACGTATTGTACAAATGCTCTAAGAAACGAGGCTCACCGGTGCGACTGTTTACCAACGTTTCTTCGGAGAAAGTCAAACTTCCTGCATCAGAAGGATACAG ATTGTGTAGGATATGCAGACGATACGTGGCCAAGGAGAACAAGCACTGTGTCGAGTGCAACTCCTGCACTTCGAAG GACGGCAGAACGTATGTCCACTGCAGCCAATGTAAGACGTGTGTCAAACCAG GACGCGTTCACTGTGACACGTGTAGCCACTGCCAGCCACCAGTACACGAGTGTACACA TGTAACACCACTATCTGGATGTCACATTTGTGGACAGCTTGACCACAAGAGGAAGGACTGTCCGAGGAGGCTGAGTAACCTACAAAGACCAGCCAAACG GAAATCTGATCATTCAGACAGCCATCAAAGTCCCAAGAAAAAGAAATCAACAGTAAAGAAGTCGCATAAAGTCCGGAAACTgaaagcaaaagcaaaatttaataaatcaaATCGACTCTAA
- the LOC134193320 gene encoding pulmonary surfactant-associated protein D-like encodes MFSFFVTVLVLIQVIATSGGQSVSDERNQQTCVSAGVPGVPGSPGVNGSPGRDGMKGEKGMNGEKGLVGDGGAQGIKGEEGREGEEGIKGERGLVGDVGGKGNAGKIGPQGSQGPRGIKGETGRKGEKGEAMTLNWKQCVWDRSDGKDSGLIQNCNFRKHDSNSALHVAYAGNLNVYCTSGYCCSRWYFTFNGNECSGPMTIEGVVYGAPTNDNPHLFSPLSLKTGP; translated from the exons atgttttcattttttgtgacagttcttgtgctcattcaagtcattgctacttctggtggtcaaagtgtgtcagatgagagaaatcagcag acatgtgtgtctgctggTGTACCTGGAGTACCTGGATCACCTGGAGTTAATGGATCACCTGGACGagatggaatgaaaggagaaaaggggatgaatggagagaaaggattagttggagatgGTGGTGCACAAGGAAtaaaaggagaagaaggaaggGAAGGAGAGGAAGGAAtaaagggagagagaggattagttggagatgtTGGTGGTAAAGGTAATGCTGGGAAGATAGGTCCACAAGGTTCACAAGGTCCACGAGGGATAAAAGGAGAaacaggaaggaaaggagagaaaggagaagctatgacactcaactggaaacagtgtgtgtgggaTAGAAGTGATGGGAAGGACAGCGGTCTGATTCAG aactgtaattttaggaaacatgacagcaattcagctctacatgttgcatatgcaggaaatCTCAATGTGTACTGCACCAGTGGTTATtgctgttctcgatggtattttacattcaacggtaacgagtgcagtggacctatgacTATTGAGGGAGTTGTGTATGGTGCTCCAACTAATGATAATCCTCacc TGTTTTCACCCTTATCTCTAAAGACCGGTCCATGA
- the LOC134192381 gene encoding collagen triple helix repeat-containing protein 1-like — translation MFSFFVTVLVLIQVIATSGGQSVSDERNQQTCVSAGVPGVPGSPGVNGSPGRDGMKGEKGMNGEKGLVGDAGAQGIKGEEGRKGGKGIKGERGLVGDVGGKGIAGKIGPQGPQNSQGPRGIKGETGRKGENGEAMALNWKQCVWNREDNKDSGLIQNCNFRKHDSNSALHVAYAGNLRVECSSGPCCSRWYFTFNGNECSGPTTIEGVVYGSPANNNPLHHRQIEGYCENIPAGQVTIGFNIGNCKRYSTYDGYTGWNSVSRIMIEEVPPSQK, via the exons atgttttcattttttgtgacagttcttgtgctcattcaagtcattgctacttctggtggtcaaagtgtgtcagatgagagaaatcagcag acatgtgtgtctgctggTGTACCTGGAGTACCTGGATCACCTGGAGTTAATGGATCACCCGGACGagatggaatgaaaggagaaaaGGGGATGAACGGAGAGAaaggattagttggagatgcTGGTGCACAAGGAAtaaaaggagaagaaggaaggaaaggagGGAAAGGAAtaaagggagagagaggattagttggagatgtTGGTGGTAAAGGTATTGCTGGGAAGATAGGTCCACAAGGTCCGCAAAATTCACAAGGTCCACGAGGGATAAAAGGAGAaacaggaaggaaaggagagaacGGAGAAGCTATGGcactcaactggaaacagtgtgtgtggaatAGAGAGGATAATAAGGACAGCGGTCTGATTCAG aactgtaattttaggaaacatgacagcaattcagctctacatgttgcatatgcaggaaatCTCAGGGTTGAATGCTCCAGTGGTCCTtgctgttctcgatggtattttacattcaatggtaacgagtgcagtggacctacgaCTATTGAGGGAGTTGTCTATGGTAGTCCAGCTAATAATAATCCTCTCcatcacagacagattgagggatactgtgaaaacattccagcaggtcaagtcacaattggattcaacattgGAAACTGTAAGAGATACTCGACATATGATGGCTATACAGGATGGAATTCAGtatctcgcattatgattgaagaagttcctccatcacaaaagtgA